From Citricoccus sp. SGAir0253, a single genomic window includes:
- a CDS encoding 4'-phosphopantetheinyl transferase superfamily protein: MDQPGWHVVVTGPRAGDQRREALDFLAVALGHRPGTFEVTHRCPRCGSAEHGVPALEYSRLARRRRGPDAVDPDRVLPAVSFSRCRGWLATAWADEAATAAGWHVGVDLEDAAAPAFAEGEGMPGVGYSAEEEALVGALEEHERPGVRCLLWCAKEALVKARGTGFTADPADVAVTVPGRLRLAVPGAPGAVVVTDRDWPGGPAPEHLLGAVVLLPPA; encoded by the coding sequence GTGGACCAGCCGGGGTGGCACGTGGTGGTCACCGGCCCGCGGGCCGGTGACCAGCGCCGCGAGGCCCTGGACTTCCTGGCGGTGGCCCTCGGCCACCGGCCCGGCACCTTCGAGGTGACCCACCGCTGCCCGCGGTGCGGCTCCGCCGAGCACGGCGTCCCGGCGCTGGAGTACAGCCGGCTGGCCCGACGGCGGCGCGGCCCGGACGCCGTGGACCCGGACCGGGTGCTGCCGGCCGTGAGCTTCAGCCGGTGCCGCGGGTGGCTCGCCACCGCGTGGGCGGACGAGGCCGCGACGGCCGCCGGCTGGCACGTGGGGGTGGACCTCGAGGACGCCGCCGCCCCGGCCTTCGCCGAGGGCGAGGGGATGCCGGGCGTCGGGTACTCCGCGGAGGAGGAGGCGCTGGTCGGCGCCCTGGAGGAGCACGAGCGCCCCGGCGTGCGCTGCCTGCTGTGGTGCGCCAAGGAGGCCCTCGTCAAGGCCCGGGGGACCGGCTTCACCGCCGACCCGGCCGACGTGGCCGTCACCGTCCCCGGGCGGTTGCGGCTCGCCGTGCCCGGGGCGCCGGGGGCCGTCGTCGTGACGGACCGGGACTGGCCCGGGGGGCCCGCGCCCGAGCACCTGCTCGGCGCCGTCGTCCTGCTGCCCCCGGCCTAG
- a CDS encoding MFS transporter: MPDSPASRPAASSTPGTPAPPAGPAPRPRRMLPGILALALGGFAIGTTEFAIMGLLPQAVEDLGVDLPAGGILISTYALGVVVGAPLLAAGLARVDRRTSALWLMGLFVAGHAGSLLAPDFGTMMLARFLSGLPHGAYFSAAALAAAHLAGPARRGQATAWVMAGLSVANLVGVPLATWLGQVAGWRWMFVVTGLFGAATIAAVAWLVPSIPAPAGASVRGELTALRSPALWRAVVVGIIGFAGMFALYTYIAPVFVRVGGMPEALVPLIMALYGVGMVVGTLLGGAWSDRSATRTLQAMLGVVAVALAGFSLAAPWWVLALVPLLAAAVAASALVPALQVLLVDAAPHAPQLSGALNHSALNLANAMGAWVGAAVISAGAGLQVPAGAGAGLAAVGLVLSLVLLRPGRARAGA, encoded by the coding sequence GTGCCCGATTCCCCCGCCTCCCGCCCCGCCGCCTCCTCCACCCCGGGCACTCCCGCCCCGCCGGCCGGGCCGGCCCCCCGGCCCCGGCGCATGCTGCCCGGCATCCTGGCGCTCGCCCTGGGCGGCTTCGCCATCGGCACCACCGAGTTCGCGATCATGGGGCTGCTGCCCCAGGCGGTCGAGGACCTCGGCGTCGACCTGCCCGCGGGCGGCATCCTCATCTCCACGTACGCCCTGGGCGTGGTCGTCGGCGCGCCGTTGCTCGCGGCCGGCCTGGCCCGCGTGGACCGGAGGACCTCGGCCCTGTGGCTGATGGGGCTGTTCGTCGCCGGCCACGCCGGCAGCCTGCTCGCCCCGGACTTCGGCACCATGATGCTGGCCCGCTTCCTCTCCGGCCTGCCCCACGGGGCGTACTTCTCCGCGGCCGCGCTGGCGGCCGCCCACCTGGCCGGCCCAGCGCGCCGTGGCCAGGCGACGGCGTGGGTCATGGCCGGGCTCTCCGTGGCCAACCTCGTGGGCGTGCCCCTGGCCACGTGGCTCGGCCAGGTGGCCGGCTGGCGGTGGATGTTCGTGGTCACGGGCCTGTTCGGCGCGGCCACGATCGCCGCCGTGGCATGGCTCGTGCCGTCGATCCCCGCCCCCGCCGGCGCCTCCGTGCGCGGGGAGCTCACCGCGCTGCGCTCCCCCGCCCTGTGGCGGGCCGTGGTGGTGGGCATCATCGGCTTCGCCGGGATGTTCGCCCTCTACACGTACATCGCCCCCGTGTTCGTCCGGGTCGGCGGCATGCCGGAGGCACTCGTGCCGCTCATCATGGCCCTCTACGGGGTGGGCATGGTGGTGGGCACCCTGCTCGGCGGCGCGTGGTCCGATCGCTCGGCCACGCGGACCCTGCAGGCCATGCTCGGCGTCGTCGCCGTGGCCCTCGCCGGGTTCAGCCTGGCCGCCCCGTGGTGGGTCCTGGCGCTGGTCCCGCTGCTGGCCGCCGCCGTCGCCGCCTCGGCCCTCGTTCCGGCCCTGCAGGTGCTCCTCGTGGACGCGGCCCCGCACGCCCCGCAGCTCTCCGGGGCCCTCAACCACTCGGCGCTCAACCTGGCCAACGCCATGGGCGCGTGGGTGGGCGCCGCCGTCATCTCGGCCGGTGCCGGGCTCCAGGTGCCGGCCGGCGCCGGGGCCGGGCTGGCCGCCGTCGGGCTCGTCCTGTCCCTCGTCCTGCTGCGTCCCGGACGCGCCCGCGCCGGCGCCTGA
- a CDS encoding (deoxy)nucleoside triphosphate pyrophosphohydrolase: protein MGAALLDRLEGPSRLLVARRSSPESLAGLWEFPGGKVEPGEDHRAALRREVREELGVGIRLDREVSADHPEGWLLGNGARMRVFTAVIEDGEPRPLQDHDVLEWRGLERGTLQDLEWIPADRPIVDALVRLLRG, encoded by the coding sequence GTGGGGGCGGCCCTGCTGGACCGGCTGGAGGGACCCTCCCGCCTGCTGGTCGCGCGGCGCAGCTCCCCGGAGTCCCTCGCGGGCCTGTGGGAGTTCCCCGGGGGCAAGGTCGAGCCGGGCGAGGACCACCGGGCGGCCCTGCGGCGCGAGGTCCGCGAGGAGCTCGGGGTGGGCATCCGGCTGGACCGGGAGGTGTCCGCCGACCACCCCGAGGGCTGGCTGCTCGGCAACGGTGCGCGCATGCGGGTGTTCACCGCCGTCATCGAGGACGGTGAGCCCCGACCCCTGCAGGACCACGATGTGCTGGAGTGGCGGGGCCTCGAGCGCGGGACGCTCCAGGACCTCGAGTGGATCCCGGCGGACCGGCCCATCGTGGACGCCCTCGTGCGCCTGCTCCGCGGCTGA
- the pheS gene encoding phenylalanine--tRNA ligase subunit alpha: MTETPQDLAERPVDQPDGTAPEISPADEAAVNAAVESALRAFEAATDLDGLKAARLAHTGERAPLTLANRAIGKLPKEQKSVAGRLMGSARKAMESALAARTAVLEEERAARLLVEETVDVTAAVRRRRVGARHPLSVLQERVCDIFVGMGWEIAEGPEVESEWYNFDALNFEPDHPAREMQDTFFVDPPESHLVLRTHTSPVQMRAMLERGTPTYVLCPGRTFRTDELDATHTPVFHQFEGLAVDEGLTMADLRGTLEYFARQMFGPEARIRLRPNYFPFTEPSAEMDIWHPGAKGGPQWIEWGGCGMVHPNELRAAGIDPEVYSGFAFGMGVERTLMFRNEVPDMHDMIEGDVRFSQHFGMEI, from the coding sequence ATGACGGAAACCCCCCAGGACCTGGCCGAACGCCCGGTCGATCAGCCGGACGGCACCGCCCCGGAGATCTCCCCGGCCGACGAGGCGGCGGTGAACGCCGCCGTCGAGAGCGCCCTGCGCGCGTTCGAGGCCGCCACCGACCTGGACGGGCTCAAGGCCGCCCGGCTGGCCCACACGGGGGAGAGGGCCCCGCTGACCCTGGCGAACCGCGCCATCGGCAAGCTGCCCAAGGAGCAGAAGTCGGTGGCCGGCAGGCTCATGGGCTCCGCCCGCAAGGCCATGGAGTCGGCGCTCGCCGCCCGCACCGCCGTGCTCGAGGAGGAGCGCGCCGCGCGGCTGCTCGTGGAGGAGACGGTGGACGTCACGGCGGCCGTGCGCCGCCGGCGCGTCGGCGCCCGGCACCCGCTGTCCGTGCTGCAGGAGCGCGTGTGCGACATCTTCGTCGGCATGGGCTGGGAGATCGCCGAGGGCCCCGAGGTCGAGTCCGAGTGGTACAACTTCGACGCGCTGAACTTCGAGCCGGACCACCCGGCCCGGGAGATGCAGGACACCTTCTTCGTGGACCCGCCGGAGTCCCACCTCGTGCTGCGCACCCACACCTCCCCGGTGCAGATGCGCGCCATGCTCGAGCGGGGCACGCCGACCTACGTGCTGTGCCCGGGCCGGACCTTCCGCACCGACGAGCTCGACGCCACGCACACCCCCGTGTTCCACCAGTTCGAGGGACTCGCGGTGGACGAGGGCCTGACCATGGCGGACCTGCGCGGCACCCTGGAGTACTTCGCCCGGCAGATGTTCGGCCCCGAGGCCCGGATCCGGCTGCGCCCGAACTACTTCCCCTTCACGGAGCCCAGCGCCGAGATGGACATCTGGCACCCCGGCGCCAAGGGCGGTCCCCAGTGGATCGAATGGGGCGGCTGCGGCATGGTGCACCCCAACGAGCTGCGCGCCGCCGGCATCGACCCGGAAGTCTACTCCGGCTTCGCCTTCGGCATGGGCGTCGAGCGCACCCTGATGTTCCGCAACGAGGTCCCGGACATGCACGACATGATCGAGGGCGACGTCCGCTTCTCCCAGCACTTCGGAATGGAGATCTGA
- a CDS encoding M1 family metallopeptidase, whose protein sequence is MSDDRPAIPDPYLPETGTPDFTVAHYDLQLEVKLAANRVAGRARLEGTVLHRTRRITLDLHGLSVSKVTATGAGRPVKVARSSARRGRLVVDLAVTLDAGADLVLDVTYAGVPSLRQGAWGEIGWEELADGVLVAGQPHGASTWFPCVDHPSVKSTYHLTVTTDAGYLPVCNGLPTGHRRRSSREEWSWELRDPAPSYLVTLQIGRYQLVAVPDDAPQGHPSPAHPAAEGTAPVFLAVSRALQDRAQEVLGVQTAMMACFSRAFGPYPFARYTAVVTDDALEIPLEAASLSIFGSNHLTGSWPAERLVAHELAHQWFGNALTLRRWRDIWLHEGFACYSEWLWGAESGRAALESYARTAWRGLAAQDQDLLVADPGPELMFDDRIYKRGALALFALRQELGAEAFGGLLRDWVAAHRHGTVDTGTFLAHADRHAEAAGLAAGHATRVLHPWLFETALPALPAARRAAVAPR, encoded by the coding sequence TACCTCCCGGAGACGGGGACGCCCGACTTCACCGTGGCCCACTACGACTTGCAGCTGGAGGTGAAGCTGGCCGCCAACCGGGTGGCCGGCCGGGCCCGGCTGGAGGGCACCGTGCTGCACCGGACCCGGCGCATCACGCTGGACCTGCACGGGCTCTCCGTCTCCAAGGTCACGGCCACCGGCGCCGGGCGCCCCGTGAAGGTCGCCCGGTCCTCGGCCCGCCGCGGGCGGCTCGTCGTGGACCTCGCGGTGACGCTCGACGCCGGCGCGGACCTGGTCCTGGACGTCACCTACGCGGGGGTCCCGTCCCTGCGGCAGGGGGCGTGGGGAGAGATCGGCTGGGAGGAGCTGGCCGACGGCGTGCTGGTGGCCGGCCAGCCCCACGGGGCCTCCACGTGGTTCCCGTGCGTGGACCATCCCTCGGTGAAGTCGACCTACCACCTCACCGTCACCACGGACGCCGGCTACCTGCCCGTGTGCAACGGGCTGCCCACGGGCCACCGGCGGCGGTCCTCCCGCGAGGAGTGGAGCTGGGAGCTGCGCGACCCGGCCCCCAGCTACCTCGTCACCCTGCAGATCGGCCGCTACCAGCTCGTCGCCGTGCCGGACGACGCCCCGCAGGGGCACCCCTCCCCCGCGCACCCGGCGGCGGAGGGCACCGCACCCGTGTTCCTGGCGGTCTCCCGCGCCCTGCAGGACCGCGCCCAGGAGGTCCTCGGCGTGCAGACGGCGATGATGGCGTGCTTCAGCCGCGCCTTCGGCCCCTACCCCTTCGCCCGGTACACGGCCGTGGTCACGGACGACGCCCTGGAGATCCCGCTCGAGGCCGCCTCGCTGTCCATCTTCGGCTCCAACCACCTCACCGGGTCGTGGCCCGCCGAACGGCTGGTGGCCCACGAGCTGGCCCACCAGTGGTTCGGCAACGCGCTGACCCTGCGCCGGTGGCGGGACATCTGGCTGCACGAGGGCTTCGCCTGCTACAGCGAGTGGCTGTGGGGTGCCGAGTCCGGCCGGGCCGCACTGGAGTCCTACGCCCGCACCGCGTGGCGCGGGCTGGCCGCCCAGGACCAGGACCTCCTGGTGGCGGACCCCGGACCGGAGCTGATGTTCGACGACCGGATCTACAAGCGCGGCGCGCTCGCGCTGTTCGCCCTGCGCCAGGAGCTGGGGGCGGAGGCCTTCGGCGGCCTGCTGCGGGACTGGGTCGCGGCCCACCGGCACGGCACCGTGGACACCGGCACGTTCCTGGCCCACGCCGACCGGCACGCGGAGGCCGCGGGCCTGGCGGCCGGCCACGCCACGCGCGTCCTGCACCCGTGGCTGTTCGAGACGGCCCTGCCGGCCCTCCCCGCCGCCCGGCGGGCCGCCGTCGCGCCCCGCTAG
- a CDS encoding Rv2578c family radical SAM protein: protein MRWEAQALQAGDGTGQDGGGTPAAPAALLPLSGLQRSITTPEFAGITFHEVVAKSALNRVPDSSSMPFRWTVNPYRGCTHACRYCYARGTHEYLDLDAGVDFDRQIVVKVNVAEVLRRELSRPSWAHEPVALGTNTDPYQRAEGRYRLMPGIIRALADTGTPFSILTKGTLLGRDLELLAEASRHVPVHVSVSLAMLDGRLAERVEPGTPAPAARLRLIERLAAAGAAVTVMAMPLLPWLTDSERQLEELMAVLAGAGARSVLAGALHLRPGARQWYLDWIAAEHPELLEGYRSLYARGAYAAPSYRSALGRRAGAAARRHGLDHGGAHRLTRPDGPGRPAPERPPGTPAAPRTGSPAGSSAVGDRPGRPGRAGPAGRTHPDGQAQAALF from the coding sequence ATGCGATGGGAAGCGCAGGCACTGCAGGCCGGGGACGGGACCGGCCAGGACGGCGGCGGCACTCCAGCCGCACCCGCCGCCCTGCTGCCGCTCTCCGGCCTGCAGCGTTCCATCACGACCCCGGAGTTCGCCGGGATCACCTTCCACGAGGTCGTGGCCAAGTCCGCGCTGAACCGCGTCCCGGACTCCTCGTCCATGCCGTTCCGCTGGACCGTCAACCCCTACCGCGGGTGCACCCACGCCTGCCGGTACTGCTACGCCCGCGGCACCCACGAGTACCTGGACCTGGACGCGGGAGTGGACTTCGACCGGCAGATCGTGGTGAAGGTCAACGTCGCCGAGGTGCTGCGCCGCGAACTGTCCCGGCCCTCGTGGGCGCACGAGCCGGTGGCCCTGGGCACCAACACGGACCCGTACCAGCGGGCGGAGGGCCGGTACCGGCTGATGCCGGGCATCATCCGGGCCCTCGCGGACACGGGCACCCCGTTCTCCATCCTGACCAAGGGCACCCTGCTGGGGCGGGACCTGGAGCTGCTGGCCGAGGCCTCGCGCCACGTGCCCGTCCACGTCTCCGTGTCCCTGGCGATGCTCGACGGGCGCCTGGCCGAGCGGGTGGAGCCCGGCACCCCCGCCCCGGCCGCCCGGCTGCGGCTGATCGAGAGGCTGGCCGCCGCCGGTGCCGCGGTGACCGTGATGGCCATGCCCCTGCTGCCGTGGCTCACGGACTCCGAGCGGCAGCTGGAGGAGTTGATGGCGGTCCTCGCCGGCGCTGGGGCCCGGTCCGTGCTGGCCGGGGCCCTGCACCTGCGCCCCGGCGCGCGGCAGTGGTACCTGGACTGGATCGCCGCCGAGCACCCGGAGCTGCTCGAGGGCTACCGCAGCCTCTACGCCCGGGGCGCCTACGCGGCCCCCTCCTACCGCAGTGCCCTGGGACGGCGGGCCGGCGCGGCCGCCCGACGCCACGGGCTGGACCACGGCGGCGCGCACCGGCTCACCCGGCCGGACGGCCCCGGTCGTCCGGCTCCCGAGCGGCCGCCGGGAACGCCGGCCGCCCCCCGGACCGGATCACCGGCCGGATCGTCCGCCGTCGGCGACCGCCCCGGGCGCCCGGGACGGGCCGGTCCGGCGGGCCGGACACACCCCGACGGACAGGCGCAGGCGGCCCTGTTCTGA
- a CDS encoding DUF4157 domain-containing protein, protein MPAALALRRAWNAANLSTPLGLALARAAGCTVRRGPDGLLLASGYRWAFPDGGAFTVGNTVLLRPGTAPTARLLAHESRHATQYAWCAGVPFLPLYLLGVGWSVLRTGDAASRNPFERHAGLAAGGYRERPVRWPRRAA, encoded by the coding sequence TTGCCGGCCGCGCTGGCGCTGCGCCGGGCGTGGAACGCGGCCAACCTGTCCACCCCGCTGGGCCTGGCCCTGGCCCGCGCCGCCGGCTGCACGGTCCGCCGGGGCCCGGACGGGCTGCTGCTGGCCTCCGGCTACCGGTGGGCCTTCCCGGACGGCGGGGCCTTCACCGTGGGCAACACGGTCCTGCTGCGGCCGGGCACCGCGCCCACGGCGCGGCTGCTGGCGCACGAGTCCCGGCACGCGACCCAGTACGCGTGGTGCGCCGGGGTGCCCTTCCTGCCGCTGTACCTGCTGGGGGTGGGCTGGTCGGTACTGCGCACGGGCGACGCCGCCTCGCGCAATCCCTTCGAGCGGCACGCGGGGCTGGCGGCCGGTGGCTACCGCGAGCGCCCGGTGCGCTGGCCGCGCCGCGCCGCCTGA
- a CDS encoding GlsB/YeaQ/YmgE family stress response membrane protein, translating to MSIISWIIMGLVAGAIARLILPGDQGGGWLGALITGILGAILGGWIGGALFGLDLNESFFSFWTWVFAIIGGVIVAFIWQAITRRRGSRV from the coding sequence ATGAGCATCATCAGCTGGATCATCATGGGCCTCGTCGCCGGCGCCATCGCCCGGCTCATCCTCCCCGGCGACCAGGGCGGAGGCTGGCTCGGCGCCCTCATCACCGGCATCCTGGGCGCCATCCTCGGCGGCTGGATCGGCGGGGCGCTGTTCGGCCTGGACCTCAACGAGAGCTTCTTCAGCTTCTGGACGTGGGTCTTCGCGATCATCGGCGGCGTGATCGTCGCCTTCATCTGGCAGGCCATCACCCGCCGCCGCGGCAGCCGGGTGTGA
- the pheT gene encoding phenylalanine--tRNA ligase subunit beta — MRIPLSWLREYAQVPADATAEDVMADLVRVGLEEEDVHRPLDGLSGPIVVGEVLEMVPEPQSNGKTINWCQVRVAPEGAPQPLTGEGIDPSGVQGIVCGAHNFQVGDKVIVTLPGAVLPGDFRISPRSTYGHVSAGMIASARELGLGEDHDGIIVLSRLGFSPENGNDPEPGTDVVELLHLDDEAAEINVTPDRGYAFSIRGVAREYAHATGTAFTDPASLVTVPEADGAGYPVRLEDGSPIYGVPGCDRFVARTVTGIDPTRPTPPWMSARLRLAGMRSISLVVDISNYVMWELGQPLHFYDADTLRGDIVVRRAREGERLTTLDGKDRALSGEDLLITDDRGPIGLAGVMGGGETEVSDTTTTVLIESAHFDPVSMGRTRRRHRLPSEASKRNERGVDWEVADEAAERAVQLLVELAGGTPAPGITDVGTRPAPTVVELPASFPSALMGVEYTEEQVERTLTDLGATVEKGTDAGSGGTVFTVTAPSWRTDLRIREDLVEEVGRLVGYEHIPSTVPVAPAGRGLTRSQAARRRVSQGLADAGLTEVLAYPFVSAAQNRLFGSATAEEAGDQRMVHLANPISAEFGYLRTSLLPGLLEIARRNHSRGFRDLALYETGLVFLPGQTLGSATIPPLGVRPSDEVLAELGAGIPDQPRHVAAVLTGHDSAPGPGHAPRAWDWQDALGAALDVADLLGVELEVAQGRHQAFHPGRTAELRLAGGARTVVGYAGELLPKWLEEHDLPARTVAAELDLDALIAAAPEVVVAAPLSTFPPTSQDVALVVDADVVAGDVLDTLREGAGELLEDIALFDVYAGQGVPEGRKSLAFSLRFRAPDRTLTADEASEARGAATALAAERHGAVRR; from the coding sequence ATGCGCATCCCGCTGTCATGGCTCCGTGAATACGCGCAGGTCCCGGCGGACGCCACCGCCGAGGACGTCATGGCCGACCTGGTGAGGGTCGGGCTCGAGGAGGAGGACGTCCACCGTCCGCTGGACGGGCTCTCCGGGCCGATCGTCGTCGGCGAGGTCCTGGAGATGGTCCCCGAGCCGCAGTCCAACGGCAAGACCATCAACTGGTGCCAGGTCCGGGTGGCCCCCGAGGGCGCCCCCCAGCCGCTCACCGGGGAGGGCATCGACCCCTCCGGCGTCCAGGGCATCGTGTGCGGCGCCCACAACTTCCAGGTGGGGGACAAGGTCATCGTGACCCTGCCCGGTGCCGTGCTGCCCGGGGACTTCCGGATCTCCCCGCGCAGCACCTACGGCCACGTCTCGGCCGGCATGATCGCCTCCGCGCGTGAGCTCGGCCTCGGCGAGGACCACGACGGCATCATCGTGCTCTCGCGCCTGGGCTTCTCCCCGGAGAACGGCAACGACCCCGAGCCGGGCACCGACGTGGTCGAGCTGCTGCACCTGGACGACGAGGCCGCCGAGATCAACGTCACCCCGGACCGCGGCTACGCCTTCTCCATCCGTGGGGTGGCCCGCGAGTACGCCCACGCCACGGGCACCGCGTTCACCGACCCGGCCTCCCTCGTCACCGTCCCCGAGGCCGACGGCGCCGGGTACCCGGTGCGGCTCGAGGACGGGTCCCCGATCTACGGCGTGCCCGGCTGCGACCGCTTCGTGGCCCGCACGGTCACCGGGATCGACCCCACCCGCCCCACCCCGCCGTGGATGAGCGCGCGGCTGCGCCTGGCCGGCATGCGCTCGATCTCGCTCGTGGTGGACATCTCCAACTACGTCATGTGGGAGCTCGGCCAGCCGCTGCACTTCTACGACGCGGACACCCTGCGCGGGGACATCGTGGTGCGCCGTGCCCGCGAGGGCGAGCGGCTGACCACGCTGGACGGCAAGGACCGCGCCCTGTCCGGCGAGGACCTGCTCATCACCGACGACCGCGGGCCCATCGGCCTGGCCGGCGTGATGGGCGGTGGCGAGACCGAGGTCTCGGACACCACCACCACCGTGCTGATCGAGTCGGCCCACTTCGACCCGGTGTCCATGGGCCGCACCCGGCGCCGCCACCGGCTGCCCTCCGAGGCCTCGAAGCGCAACGAGCGGGGCGTGGACTGGGAGGTCGCCGACGAGGCCGCCGAGCGCGCCGTGCAGCTGCTCGTCGAGCTCGCCGGGGGCACCCCGGCGCCCGGCATCACGGACGTCGGCACGCGGCCGGCGCCGACCGTCGTCGAGCTGCCCGCCTCCTTCCCCTCCGCCCTCATGGGCGTGGAGTACACCGAGGAGCAGGTCGAGCGCACCCTCACCGACCTCGGCGCCACCGTGGAGAAGGGGACCGACGCCGGCTCCGGCGGGACGGTCTTCACCGTCACCGCCCCGTCCTGGCGCACGGACCTGCGGATCCGCGAGGACCTCGTCGAGGAGGTCGGCCGGCTCGTCGGCTACGAGCACATCCCCTCCACCGTCCCGGTGGCCCCGGCCGGCCGCGGCCTGACCCGCTCCCAGGCGGCCCGCCGCCGGGTGTCCCAGGGCCTGGCGGACGCCGGGCTCACCGAGGTGCTGGCCTACCCGTTCGTCTCCGCCGCGCAGAACCGCCTCTTCGGCTCGGCCACCGCCGAGGAGGCCGGGGACCAGCGCATGGTGCACCTGGCCAACCCGATCTCCGCGGAGTTCGGCTACCTGCGCACCTCGCTGCTGCCGGGGCTGCTGGAGATCGCCCGGCGCAACCACTCCCGCGGCTTCCGCGACCTGGCCCTGTACGAGACCGGCCTCGTGTTCCTGCCCGGCCAGACGCTGGGCAGCGCGACGATCCCGCCGCTGGGCGTGCGGCCCTCGGACGAGGTGCTGGCCGAGCTCGGCGCCGGCATCCCGGACCAGCCGCGCCACGTGGCCGCCGTCCTGACCGGCCACGACTCCGCGCCCGGGCCGGGCCACGCGCCGCGCGCGTGGGACTGGCAGGACGCCCTGGGCGCCGCCCTGGACGTGGCGGACCTCCTGGGCGTGGAGCTGGAGGTCGCCCAGGGGCGGCACCAGGCCTTCCACCCGGGCCGCACTGCCGAGCTGCGGCTGGCCGGTGGGGCGAGGACCGTGGTCGGGTACGCCGGCGAGCTGCTGCCGAAGTGGCTCGAGGAGCACGACCTGCCGGCCCGCACCGTGGCCGCCGAGCTGGACCTGGACGCGCTGATCGCCGCGGCCCCCGAGGTGGTCGTCGCCGCGCCGCTGTCCACCTTCCCGCCCACCAGCCAGGACGTGGCCCTCGTGGTGGACGCCGACGTGGTGGCCGGGGACGTGCTGGACACCCTGCGCGAGGGCGCCGGGGAGCTGCTGGAGGACATCGCCCTGTTCGACGTCTATGCGGGCCAGGGGGTGCCGGAGGGGCGGAAGTCGCTCGCGTTCTCCCTGCGCTTCCGCGCCCCGGACCGGACGCTCACCGCGGACGAGGCCTCCGAGGCGCGCGGCGCGGCGACCGCGCTGGCCGCCGAGCGCCACGGCGCGGTCCGGCGCTGA